The following nucleotide sequence is from Pedobacter sp. PACM 27299.
GATCTAAAGGTTCTCCAAGGTTGACGATTTTAAATTTCGCTCCTGCTCCGCTTACCCCCATAGATACATTATCTATGGCTTTATCAAATCCAGAAATAGGGATCAGGTTTTTTGGAGTTGGGGTAGCCACATTTAAAATACTTCCTACAAAAAAGTTATTGGATGGCAATGTCAGAGCTGCTGGGTCCGCGAACAGGCCATCAACATAACCTTTGGTTGCGGCATCATTCGCTAAAGATGGACCTTTCAGATTTTTAATCGCAAAATTACTGGTGCCATTCCCCATACGAACATCCGCTGTTGGGAAACTAAAACCACTCAATGGGATATTTCCTTTATCCAACTTTTCGTTGAGAATGGCTAAATTATTAATGGTCAGTTTACCAACACTGTTTAACGTTGCATCACCAGATAGAGGAACAGAAACTGCTTCATTGGAAGCATTCCCCACAAAAATATGACCTTCACTCAGCACATTGTCTATCGACACCCAGCCGATGCTATTGTAGACATAAAGTTTATGATCAGACTGGTTATAAAACAAATCTCCTTCTCTTACCTTTACAACCGAAGGATCAGGATTTGTATTTCCCGTAGGCGTAGATCCATTGGTAGAGATTTTAAACCATAAAGCACCATTGTAGATATAAGTATTGTTATCGTCTTTATTGAAGAACATTTCCCCTGCCTTTGCCGGATTTGGGAACTCAGATTTAGTACCGCTGGCAATGACTCCACCACCTAAAGTGATCCAGCCTTTTTCTGTAAAGGCATAAAGTTTTTTGTCGGTTACGTTATAGAAAATATCACCGAATTTAGGGTTTTTAGGAATCTCTGCATCGGTACCCGATTTAAATGCACGTATATCCTTATCTATATCTTGAATTGCGGCATTCATAACCGCTATTTTTAAAGCATCATTTGCATACTCTGGATCAAATGTTCCTAATGAATATCCATTTGCCGTAGGTCTAAACAATGCCCCCATCGCATATGGTGTAGGATAGGTTAAATAATCAAAAGCTGCTCCCCTTAAATAAGTTACATCAACTGTTAGTTTTCCCCCGGCAATGCTCACAATTTTATCAATCCTATAGGTTTGGCCTGCAAAATCAGCTATTATGTCTCCTGGTAATATTTCAGATACTGAGAAAATAAAAGCAGGATCAGTAAATGTCCCTTCAATAGAATAATTCGAATTAGCCGAAGTAGGAGTTTCTGACGCACCGCTAATATAGAACCTCCCACTAAGTGATGTCTGAGCTTTACTTTCAAATCCACAAAAAACGTATATAAGTGTCAATAAAAACACATAAAACAGACTTCTTCCTATTCCAAATTTCATTATATCTTGCTTCAATAAATCTCAATAAATTAAAAACTCAACACTGCAGTATATGTCTTAAATGGTCCAGGAACAAACCTCATCACCATAACATTATTACCTATACTTTCAAGAGAAAATATATTACTTACACCCTTCACTCCAGATACCCAATAATTAGCAGGGTACCCTGAGAATCTATCAATCACATTAATATTCGCTGGCGGCCAAAAATCATCTACTGTACTATTATTCATGTTTGCGTCTCTAATCTCAAATAATACAACAGGAGCTTGTTCAGCTGGAGTCTTACCAAACATTGTATTATCAATATTTATCCTTAGCACATCTAGTCTTGTCCCTGCAGGAACATTAACTATAAATTTAGTTTTTAGTCCCGGTACATCACCATCTACCTGGGCTATAGTTATTCCATCTCCACTTGCTTTAACCATTGCATAAGCTAAACTATTTGGATGATAGTACTTTATGGTACCTCCACCACCTCCAGTACCTCCACCCGTAGCCGGAGTAGCCCAGGTTGCGGCTGTTCCAGCTGCATTTACTGTTAATACTTTATCTTTATCTCCCGCTGTAATGATCGGATATGGCGTCAATTTGCTTTTTTCTGCTGGTAACATTAAACCTGCCTCAGTGGTTGAACTTGCAGGAATCACAGCAGCAACATTACTTGTAGAACTATTGATCGTTCCATTTGTAGCACTGGCAGTATAAGTAAGATCTGTCTTAGTAGAAATTACTCCGGCTGCATCAATCGCAATACCGGCACCTGTTTTCACCCCACCCAATGCAGCAGCTGTAGCTGCAGGCAAAGTGTAAGTAGCACCGCCACCAGCTGCTGGTGTTACCCAGGTCGCATCGCCCGAAGCATTAGCGGTAAGCACTTTACCTGCATCAGCGGCAACAGGGCTTGTAATTTTATTTAATTTAACTTTATCAGTGGCTGGCATTAATCCAGCAGCAGTAGTGGTTGCACCGGTAATCGTTGCTCCAGCTCCTGCTGCAGTACTGGACTGCAGGGTTCCGTTGATTGGGCCTACTGTATACGTCAGGTCTGTTGGCACAGGTGTTCCCGGAATCGTAATGTTTGCAGAGCCATCAAAATTAACTCCGTTGATTGTTCTTGGTGTACTTAGTTTTGTCGCTGTTGTGGCATTAAAACTACCCGTACCATCTCTTTTTACAATAGTATTTGCCGTACTCGCTGTGGTTGCGGCATTGGCCAGGTCTACCCCTGATTTAATATTTGCAGCAGTTGCTCCGCCAACAGTTGCGACTAAAGGAAGGTCTGCTGTTCCTGAAGCATGTGCTAAATCACCTGCCAATTTAAGGATACCTTTTGTGGTAGAAGTTGCTGGTGAGCCACCTCCCACCTGAGCATCCACATAAGTTTTCACTGCTTTGGCAGTAGGGTATTTAATATCTGATCCAGCATCTGTGGTAATGCTAAGGGTTTTGTTACTAACCTCCTCTTTATCATCGATGCCCAGTTCTGTTTTAAGCGCTGCAGGCGTCACCTGTCCTAAGGTGGTTGCGCTAGTTGCTTTGATATAATTCCCTGCAGTATAGGAGTTCATTCCAGTACCGCCATTTGCTACGCCTACTGTTCCTGTAACTGTAGTTGCCGAACTTGCGTTTCCTGTCAGGTCCCCAACAATTTTCCCTGTTCCATCTCTTTTAACGATGGTATTTGCGGTAGCTGAGGTAGTTGCAGCGTTCGCTGCATTTGCACCATTGGCTACCTGTGCAGCGGTTATTCCACCAACGAAAGCAACTTTAGGGGCTGCTGCCGTTCCGTTTAAATCACCAGCCAATTGTAAGATACCTTTCCCAGATAAGGTTGCATCTGGTGCTCCTGCTGAAGTAGAGGCATCCACATAGGCTTTTACAGCTTTTACACTTGGATATTTCTGATCAGATAAAGCATCTGTGGTAATACTTAGACTTTTATTAGCCAGCAGCTCTTTGTCATCTAGCAGGGCCTGGGTAGCAATACTGACTGGCTTATTGGCATCACTGGTATTATTTACATTGTTTAAGCCAAGATCTGCAGCCGTTAAGGTTACATTTCCTGTTTTTGTATTTACGGATTGTACACCCGCACCTGGCGTAAGAATTTCTTTCCAGTTGTTCAAAGCACTTGCTGGAAGTGCTGCCAGCACAAAACTTTTAGATTCGCTGGTATTAATTACTGTACTTCCCACCTGGGCTCCCGAAATGGCCAGCATCTCTGCCTGTGTGGTCACTACATTTACTGAAGAGAAAGAAATTGCAGGAATCTGGCTGGAAGGAATTTTTCCATTGCCATCTAAGGTGGCTACCCCATTTACTGCTGCTTTCTCGGCTCTATCAATTTTATCCTGCAAAGCAGTTTTTGTGGCATCACTAATGATTTTATCCTTATCGGCAACGTTAGATACTTTATCTAAGCCCAGGTCTGCTTTTAACTGTGTTTTAGTAATTTGTGCGAGTTTCGTTGGCGTTTCTGCAATTAGGATTCCTCCTGTGGCATAAGTATTCAATCCTGTTCCACCTTTTGCAACTGGTAAAAGAGTGATCAAAGGTTCTTTTAGTGCTAAGCCAGGAACGGTAGGTGCTTCTGCAATACCTCCAAGATCTCCGGCCAGCTGCACCTTACCCAATAATACGGAGGTTGCATTTGGCACCCCTCCTGCTCCGATTACAGCAGCATTTACT
It contains:
- a CDS encoding beta strand repeat-containing protein; its protein translation is MNKTVKQYAMLIGLLFAFGAKAQVGIGTNVPDASAQLEVLSTSKGLLIPRLTLIQREGINNPANGLLIYQTNTLPGFYYFNNGQWQRLVNNSELSAGGGTGASGNTILSGASTPSPMIGTNGDFYLHLGNNSLYGPKTAGAWPNNGILLVGPKGDKGDKGEQGLKGDQGLKGDQGSNGLQGLKGDQGAQGIQGLTGQQGLKGDQGLQGIQGLIGPEGIKGDQGLKGEKGDPGTPGNSLPGMGKAVTSSGTIAIGNGREAVLTDLTLDLADNAVTSIKIADGSIANVDLDKKNIPLSGFGAAAKNVSMGGFKLTNLLDPTNNQDAATKKYVDDKLVAGGALPMLSFDAGYNLSIRGSNTVSLADLNQSLSLEGTVISISGPRNSKVDLQGLLGNGGSGGKQVASTVPVDPRGGVTSTNVQAALEELQAKITTAAGGGMTSVKHDATLTGDGNATPLSIADNAITADKIKDGSVTDAKIGTVSGGKVTGNIPGNATNVTGIIAIANGGTGATNAADAKTNLGLGNVDNVSDLDKPISTLTQTALDAKEDKANKSTSILTDAASDIKYPSVKAVKSYIDSKGAIVDATTTLKGQLMLSNDLGGTADAPQVIKVGGVTAADIKKGVDLANAATAANLGETIVKRDANGNIVVGKVTGDLIGNASTATSATSVTGVVQVPNGGTGIVSYTPGNYINAVDATTLQQRTPDQVKADLGINAKEDVANKTTDGTLATNSPNKYPSESAVRTYVEDKVNAAVIGAGGVPNATSVLLGKVQLAGDLGGIAEAPTVPGLALKEPLITLLPVAKGGTGLNTYATGGILIAETPTKLAQITKTQLKADLGLDKVSNVADKDKIISDATKTALQDKIDRAEKAAVNGVATLDGNGKIPSSQIPAISFSSVNVVTTQAEMLAISGAQVGSTVINTSESKSFVLAALPASALNNWKEILTPGAGVQSVNTKTGNVTLTAADLGLNNVNNTSDANKPVSIATQALLDDKELLANKSLSITTDALSDQKYPSVKAVKAYVDASTSAGAPDATLSGKGILQLAGDLNGTAAAPKVAFVGGITAAQVANGANAANAATTSATANTIVKRDGTGKIVGDLTGNASSATTVTGTVGVANGGTGMNSYTAGNYIKATSATTLGQVTPAALKTELGIDDKEEVSNKTLSITTDAGSDIKYPTAKAVKTYVDAQVGGGSPATSTTKGILKLAGDLAHASGTADLPLVATVGGATAANIKSGVDLANAATTASTANTIVKRDGTGSFNATTATKLSTPRTINGVNFDGSANITIPGTPVPTDLTYTVGPINGTLQSSTAAGAGATITGATTTAAGLMPATDKVKLNKITSPVAADAGKVLTANASGDATWVTPAAGGGATYTLPAATAAALGGVKTGAGIAIDAAGVISTKTDLTYTASATNGTINSSTSNVAAVIPASSTTEAGLMLPAEKSKLTPYPIITAGDKDKVLTVNAAGTAATWATPATGGGTGGGGGTIKYYHPNSLAYAMVKASGDGITIAQVDGDVPGLKTKFIVNVPAGTRLDVLRINIDNTMFGKTPAEQAPVVLFEIRDANMNNSTVDDFWPPANINVIDRFSGYPANYWVSGVKGVSNIFSLESIGNNVMVMRFVPGPFKTYTAVLSF